One genomic segment of Rhinolophus sinicus isolate RSC01 linkage group LG11, ASM3656204v1, whole genome shotgun sequence includes these proteins:
- the CA7 gene encoding carbonic anhydrase 7 isoform X2 produces the protein MTGHHGWGYGQNDGPSQWHKLYPIAQGDRQSPINIVSSKVLFSPRLKPLKFSYEGCTSISIANNGHSVQVDFNDSDDRSVMTGGPLDGPYRLKQFHFHWGKKHNVGSEHTVDGRSFACEMGDEHPGLNRLTDALYMVRFKGTKAQFCCFNPKCLLPALRHYWTYPGSLTTPPLSESVTWIVLREPISISEKQMEKFRSLLCTAEDDERIHMVNNFRPTQPLKGRVVKASFWA, from the exons GCCCCTCACAGTGGCACAAACTGTATCCCATTGCCCAGGGAGACCGCCAATCACCAATCAATATTGTATCCAGCAAGGTTCTGTTCTCACCCAGACTAAAGCCACTGAAGTTTTCTTATGAGGGTTGCACGTCCATCAGCATTGCCAACAATGGCCACTCTGTCCAGGTGGACTTCAATGACAGCGATGATCGGTCTG TGATGACTGGGGGCCCCCTGGATGGGCCCTACCGGCTCAAGCAGTTCCATTTCCACTGGGGCAAGAAGCACAATGTGGGCTCAGAGCACACGGTGGACGGCAGGTCATTCGCCTGTGAG ATGGGGGATGAACACCCCGGCCTGAACCGTCTGACAGACGCGCTATACATGGTTCGGTTTAAG GGCACCAAGGCCCAGTTCTGCTGCTTCAACCCCAagtgcctcctgcctgccctccgGCACTACTGGACCTACCCAGGCTCTCTGACGACGCCCCCACTGAGCGAGAGCGTCACCTGGATCGTGCTCCGGGAGCCTATCAGCATCTCGGAAAAACAG ATGGAGAAGTTTCGTAGCCTGCTTTGCACCGCAGAGGATGATGAGAGGATCCACATGGTGAACAACTTCCGGCCGACTCAGCCGCTAAAGGGCCGTGTGGTCAAGGCCTCCTTCTGGGCCTAA
- the CA7 gene encoding carbonic anhydrase 7 isoform X1: MTGHHGWGYGQNDGPSQWHKLYPIAQGDRQSPINIVSSKVLFSPRLKPLKFSYEGCTSISIANNGHSVQVDFNDSDDRSVMTGGPLDGPYRLKQFHFHWGKKHNVGSEHTVDGRSFACELHLVHWNARKYSTFGEAASAPDGLAVVGVFLEMGDEHPGLNRLTDALYMVRFKGTKAQFCCFNPKCLLPALRHYWTYPGSLTTPPLSESVTWIVLREPISISEKQMEKFRSLLCTAEDDERIHMVNNFRPTQPLKGRVVKASFWA, translated from the exons GCCCCTCACAGTGGCACAAACTGTATCCCATTGCCCAGGGAGACCGCCAATCACCAATCAATATTGTATCCAGCAAGGTTCTGTTCTCACCCAGACTAAAGCCACTGAAGTTTTCTTATGAGGGTTGCACGTCCATCAGCATTGCCAACAATGGCCACTCTGTCCAGGTGGACTTCAATGACAGCGATGATCGGTCTG TGATGACTGGGGGCCCCCTGGATGGGCCCTACCGGCTCAAGCAGTTCCATTTCCACTGGGGCAAGAAGCACAATGTGGGCTCAGAGCACACGGTGGACGGCAGGTCATTCGCCTGTGAG CTGCACCTGGTTCATTGGAATGCCAGGAAGTACAGCACCTTTGGGGAGGCAGCCTCAGCACCTGATGGCCTGGCTGTGGTCGGTGTCTTCTTGGAG ATGGGGGATGAACACCCCGGCCTGAACCGTCTGACAGACGCGCTATACATGGTTCGGTTTAAG GGCACCAAGGCCCAGTTCTGCTGCTTCAACCCCAagtgcctcctgcctgccctccgGCACTACTGGACCTACCCAGGCTCTCTGACGACGCCCCCACTGAGCGAGAGCGTCACCTGGATCGTGCTCCGGGAGCCTATCAGCATCTCGGAAAAACAG ATGGAGAAGTTTCGTAGCCTGCTTTGCACCGCAGAGGATGATGAGAGGATCCACATGGTGAACAACTTCCGGCCGACTCAGCCGCTAAAGGGCCGTGTGGTCAAGGCCTCCTTCTGGGCCTAA